One region of Alteribacter populi genomic DNA includes:
- the metG gene encoding methionine--tRNA ligase gives MTKENKTFYLTTPIYYPSGKLHIGHAYTTVAGDAMARYKRLRGYDVRFLTGTDEHGQKIERKAEEKGVTPQQFVDDAVVGIRDLWGKLDISYDDFIRTTETRHKKVVEKIFDQLLEQGDIYLDEYEGLYCTPCESFFTERQAEGGNCPDCSRPVEKVSEESYFFRMSKYADRLLKYYEENPEFIQPESRKKEMINNFIKPGLEDLAVSRTSVNWGVRVNKNPKHVVYIWIDALSNYITSLGYGSEDEQNYQKYWPADVHLVGKEIVRFHTIYWPIMLMALDLPLPKKVFGHGWLLMKDGKMSKSKGNVVDPVPLIDRYGLDALRYYLLREVPFGSDGVFTPEGFVERVNYDLANDLGNLLNRTVAMINKYFDGEIPNYVKDATPYDRPLVELVDATVEKVEASMEEMEFSVALTAIWQLVSRTNKYIDETQPWLLAKDEEASEQLGSVMYHLAESLRTISIMIQPFMTKTPEKIWTQLGVVEEQTRWESLHQFGQLKNGSKIVKKGEPLFPRLDVKDEVAHIVESMGGTVLTEEEQKKDAEKQENDVPEVDEITIDDFTKVDLRVAEVVEAEPVKKADKLLKLQLDLGYEKRQVVSGIAKHYQPEELVGKKVICVTNLKPVKLRGELSQGMILAGSKEKELKLATIDQSLPNGSQVK, from the coding sequence ATGACAAAAGAAAACAAGACGTTTTACCTTACGACACCGATTTATTATCCGAGTGGAAAACTTCATATCGGTCATGCTTACACAACAGTGGCAGGAGATGCGATGGCTCGTTATAAGCGACTTAGAGGGTACGACGTAAGATTTTTAACAGGAACCGATGAGCATGGGCAAAAGATTGAGCGTAAAGCTGAAGAAAAGGGAGTGACACCGCAGCAGTTTGTTGATGATGCAGTTGTTGGGATCCGCGACTTGTGGGGCAAACTCGACATTTCATATGATGATTTCATTCGGACGACAGAAACCAGACACAAAAAGGTCGTTGAAAAGATTTTTGATCAGCTTTTAGAGCAGGGTGACATTTACCTTGATGAATACGAGGGGCTCTATTGTACCCCTTGTGAGTCGTTCTTCACAGAGCGTCAAGCGGAAGGTGGAAACTGCCCTGATTGCAGCCGTCCGGTTGAGAAGGTCAGTGAAGAGTCATACTTCTTTAGAATGAGTAAATATGCGGACCGCCTGCTTAAGTATTACGAAGAAAACCCTGAATTCATTCAGCCTGAATCCCGGAAAAAAGAGATGATCAATAACTTTATCAAACCGGGACTTGAAGATTTGGCGGTTTCAAGAACATCCGTAAATTGGGGGGTAAGAGTAAACAAAAATCCAAAACATGTCGTGTATATTTGGATTGATGCGCTCTCAAACTATATTACCTCTCTTGGATACGGAAGTGAAGACGAGCAAAACTATCAAAAATACTGGCCAGCTGATGTGCATCTCGTAGGGAAAGAAATTGTTCGTTTCCATACGATTTACTGGCCGATCATGTTAATGGCGTTAGATTTACCATTGCCGAAAAAAGTTTTCGGGCACGGCTGGCTGTTAATGAAAGACGGAAAAATGTCGAAATCGAAAGGAAACGTTGTCGACCCTGTGCCATTAATTGACCGTTACGGCTTGGATGCACTACGTTACTATTTACTGCGCGAAGTTCCATTTGGCTCGGACGGCGTATTTACACCAGAAGGGTTCGTTGAGCGTGTCAATTACGATTTAGCCAACGACTTAGGCAACTTGTTAAATCGTACCGTTGCGATGATTAATAAATATTTTGACGGAGAAATTCCAAACTATGTGAAGGATGCTACGCCGTATGACAGACCGTTAGTTGAACTTGTCGATGCGACTGTGGAAAAAGTGGAAGCGTCTATGGAGGAAATGGAATTTTCCGTTGCCCTTACAGCGATTTGGCAGCTCGTCAGCCGTACAAATAAATATATTGATGAAACACAACCGTGGTTGCTAGCAAAAGATGAAGAAGCGAGCGAACAGCTTGGCTCTGTAATGTATCATTTAGCAGAATCTTTACGGACGATTTCAATTATGATTCAGCCATTTATGACCAAGACACCAGAAAAAATTTGGACTCAGCTTGGTGTGGTTGAGGAGCAAACGCGCTGGGAAAGTCTTCACCAATTTGGTCAGCTGAAAAACGGCTCCAAAATCGTGAAGAAGGGAGAACCTTTATTCCCTCGTTTAGATGTGAAAGATGAGGTCGCGCATATTGTTGAATCGATGGGCGGCACGGTGCTTACTGAAGAGGAACAAAAGAAAGACGCAGAAAAGCAAGAAAATGATGTACCAGAAGTAGATGAAATTACGATTGATGACTTCACGAAAGTAGACTTACGTGTAGCGGAAGTGGTTGAAGCTGAACCTGTGAAAAAAGCCGATAAACTCCTCAAGCTGCAGTTGGATTTAGGTTATGAAAAGCGCCAAGTGGTTTCTGGAATTGCCAAGCACTATCAGCCAGAAGAGCTTGTCGGTAAAAAAGTCATTTGTGTGACGAACCTGAAGCCGGTGAAGCTTCGAGGTGAACTTTCCCAAGGGATGATCCTAGCCGGTTCTAAAGAAAAAGAATTAAAACTTGCAACGATAGATCAATCATTGCCAAATGGTTCTCAAGTAAAATAA